TGAAATagatctctcttcttcttcttcacctttcTTTCTCTTCAATGGCTTCTCTCACTACATAACTCCAGTTTTCCTTGTCAGTGTTTGCGAATCAGTATTTGAAAGTGACAAATCTTTTTTCTCCATACCCGAACCATCAATCTCGTCCCCGCAATGCTTCTCCTCCGTAACAGCATCGATCTCCACTCTCCCTCTCTTTAAAAGTCTCGAGGCAACAAGAACAACACATCAAGGATTTTAACAAAACATAGATGATTGCTCTAGCTTATAGTTTTGGTACGGCAATGTTTGTACATGTGCAACACAAAAACCCTTGTCGTTTTAGGTTTTGTCCTTTTTAATGAGCTTTAGTTACTTGGGTATAAAGTTTCTTAAACCCATTCTTTTAACCAAGTTATGTAACCTAGAAATCGGGTTTAGGTGTTACAATATGCTTTGCATTCCCTGAGATATACTAAAATTTCCCCAGCAAACTGATATGAAATTATGTTAATTATTGTTGTGTAACAtttgaagaaataaaaatagagtaCATCACCTGTTTGCTGTTTCAGAGCAATGATTGTCCCAGTCTCCATCACCTTTATCCCAATCAAATCTCTCATGAAATACCATTAAGCAGTGCGGTTATTTGTTCATACTAGATTGTGCGTTAAGTCTTGACATCAAAACCGATTTTTCTCTTGCTCCGTACCTATTCTGAACACACAACCCAAGAGACACAAACAATTCAAAAGGTGAGCTGGAACAACTAATTAATTACGGTAAAAGAGAAAAATGGAAGAGGATGATCGTCGTGGTTTTATTTTACCTCCACATTTGCTGTCTTGCATCCTGAAGAAAAATAAGCAAAAGATCATCTGTAGCGGAGTGATATGTAATCCATCTCAACAAGAACAATCGAAACATGTTATCTGGATTTCATGGAAGAAGATGACAAAGATGAACATGTAATGGGATTTGGCTTCAGATTTTCATTATCTATTGCTATAATCTCTTGTATATTAATTGAGGAGCATCATTTAAGCATTTAAGTcgtaatattttataaagtgtCATCACCATCACTTATTTCACAACTTCTATTAAATGCGCTAAACTTCTTAGAGAAATTATAAGGACTGTtgccaatattttttttataccaATCCTTTGTatctatgttttaaaaatattgattattcATATTTTACACTAAAAAGCGGTAGGCTAAGTCTAAACATCATATTATATCTAAATGtatattaagttaaattaaaTCTAACTGATTGGCTTATATCATTGTATTTTCGTGTTTATATAAATAAGGAAAGAAGTTCGCCCTAAACTCTCTCAGGTCCAGTTATCGAGACAGCGCCGTCACTTCGTCTCCTTGACGCCGGTGGTGCCTCTGGCCGCCGGCGTCGAGCCATCTCCGCCACTGTTCAACCTCGCCCTCGATTCTGTTGCATCATTCCAGTCTCGACGAGATCTCTCGTCTACTTTCTTATGTGCGCTTCTCAAGACGACGGATCTGTTCAGAGAAGGTTCGCCGCCGTGATTAGGAGAGCTCCGTCTTTGCGTTACAGGTGGGACTCCACCGGTTTCAAATCTTACTGGGGGATTCCCCATTATTGTTGCTTCTTGGCCTTACTCACCAGTTTCACTCACAGTGTTGTGTCTGATCTTTCAATTTGCTCCACCGACCTTCTAATCGGTGCATCTCTACTCCTTTATGAAGAAGAAACCGTGAGCGTTTCCAGATCTAGGTCTCACCCGCCGGATCTGACACCATCCCCGCTGTCCATCATGTTCGGTTCAGCTCTGAAGATTTTGCTTCCTCTCCGAGAAGGTGAGGATCTCAGTCAAGTTTCTCCGCATTGCTATACCATATCGTCAACAGATCGGAGAGCCGAACCGTCCATCAATTTGTCACGAAAAAGCCACCAGCCGTTCACATGTCACTGCTCCGTTTGCGCCGAGTTGGGATTCCACCGGCAAAGACAATTTGATACATCAATTGGGCTGGGTTTACAAAATTTTGGGTGTGGGCCTAACAAGTCCAAAATCTATCACTGATAGTTTGCTTTCAACGCCTTATTTCTCTTTTGTGAAGAGTCTTGTCGCTCAATTACTGGTGGATTCATCAGGATTTCTGAAGAAGCGAACCTTATCAACCCCTGCCTCAGTCAAGAGGAATGTTTCCCCTCCAAACGTTAAATGGAGGTGTATGCTCATATCTATAACTGTTTTGCTATCTTGTGTACCGGTCCGTTTGGGGCCTGAAGATGCAACGGATTTCGTCTCGACGATATTTGGAGGTGCGGATTGGGTATTAACGTCACGTCTCAAAGTGACTAAATCTCAAGTGTCCGGCAGTGCCGCAAACCTTGCTTTGACGCATTCGAGCCCGACTCTGAATTCGCTGTCATCATATTTCAGTGTCTTAACTATGTTTTATGTTGTAATGTTTTCTGATTGTAGAGTTTTAAGCTCTCTTTCCTGTTGTAGTTCTGAAGTTTAAGTTATGAAATGAAagttgtgttcaaaaaaaaatataaataaggaAAGAACATATGTCAATACAAATTAGAAAgcaaaaaacattaaatctaaTTCCTTGCTAAAATGAACTTTCTTATTTCTTAATATGACTAGATGAACTTGATATTTTCCTGCACAtgccaataatttttttaagatacatctatgtttattgttttaaatattttagttatcgCTGAATTCTTATTAAGATATATATCTTCTCTCAAACTTGAGCATTAAGAGACATCTatgtttatagtttttaattatttcttttgtttcattttaaatgtcaTTCTAAttttatgcacacagattagtaaatatatgattttgtatatttccaaaataaaaagcaTAATTACATGTACAACTAATTATACATTTCAAGGAAAAAGTGCCTATTTCAACATGAACTTTACGCGTCGtgcctattccttcacgaactttgtaATAGTGCGTATTCTacactgaactaaacaattttttaaaaatactatatgaactttatgcgtcATGTCTATTTCTTCACAAATTTTATAGTAGTGCATATTTCACATTGaactaaacaaaactaaaaaaaaatactatatagactctcaaaatcgtgcttattttaatattgagcgttaaatgtgttagtcatccgttaatttatcaaaacaacgtcattttgaataaattttgtgaaattaaaaattaaaataaaatatagactcTTAAGAtcgtgcttatatatattgactgtcaaatgTAATAGTCATCCTTTAATTTACCAGAAGACTCTCAAAATTGTACTTATATATTAACTGTTAAAGGTGTTAGCCATgcttaatttatcaaaaaaaattattttggataaattctatgaaattatccgtcattttgtaatttttatttttataaaatctatcaaaaatgacgttgttttgataaattaacgtatAACTAACACTTTTGATTTTCTAAACAGAAAAATACTAACACCTTTGACggttaatgtacatatatatatatgactaacaCCTTTGATTTGCTAACAAAAAAGACTAACACCTTTGATGCTCAAAtcgtgattatatatataatatatatgaccGTCAAAGATGTTAGTCTTTCTTTGTCAGCAAGTGAAAGGCGTTAGTCATAAATTAGTTTATCAAAATAACGTCATTTTggatagaattttttttggaaaaattgaaaaaattaaaaaacgacggacaatttcatagaatttatccaaaatagtcttttgataaaatcaatatatataagcacgattttaagagtatattttatttttaatttcacaatatttatacaaaatgacattgttttgataaattaacggataactaacacatttaacactcaatattgaaataagcacgattttgagagtctatttagtattttttgattttgatttagttcagtgtgaaatacgcactactat
The Raphanus sativus cultivar WK10039 unplaced genomic scaffold, ASM80110v3 Scaffold2595, whole genome shotgun sequence DNA segment above includes these coding regions:
- the LOC130505808 gene encoding uncharacterized protein LOC130505808; the protein is MCASQDDGSVQRRFAAVIRRAPSLRYSVVSDLSICSTDLLIGASLLLYEEETVSVSRSRSHPPDLTPSPLSIMFGSALKILLPLREGEDLSQVSPHCYTISSTDRRAEPSINLSRKSHQPFTCHCSVCAELGFHRQRQFDTSIGLGLQNFGCGPNKSKIYH